The following are encoded together in the Oceanobacillus zhaokaii genome:
- a CDS encoding VOC family protein produces MYFQYESIDHVQLAAPAGSEEKAREFYKGLLGFQELQKPESLQKNGGVWFQAGQIQLHIGIEEPFKAAKKAHPAFRVINLEEMKAYLRTENVAYTEDNKLPGAERFYMNDPFGNRLEFLEWE; encoded by the coding sequence ATGTATTTTCAATACGAATCAATTGATCATGTACAATTAGCGGCTCCTGCAGGAAGTGAAGAGAAAGCACGTGAATTTTATAAGGGATTATTAGGCTTTCAAGAATTACAAAAGCCAGAGTCATTACAAAAAAATGGAGGAGTCTGGTTCCAGGCAGGACAAATTCAACTTCACATTGGCATCGAAGAGCCGTTTAAAGCTGCTAAGAAAGCACATCCGGCATTTCGAGTGATTAATCTAGAAGAAATGAAAGCATATTTAAGAACAGAAAATGTTGCTTATACTGAAGATAATAAACTGCCAGGTGCAGAGCGATTTTATATGAACGATCCGTTTGGAAATCGTCTCGAATTTTTAGAGTGGGAATAG
- a CDS encoding nucleobase:cation symporter-2 family protein, with protein sequence MKTTALGIQHVLAMYAGAILVPLIVGDALGLTAEQLTYLVAIDILMCGIATLLQVVSNRFFGIGLPVVLGCTFTAVGPMIAIGAQYGISAIYGAIIASGVFVVLIATFFGKLVRFFPPIVTGTVVTTIGITLIPVAINNLGGGQGAADFGSLTNISLGFGTLILIVLIYRFSKGFMRSISILLGLVAGIIAASFMGKVSFDAVADASYFHMIQPFYFGTPTFEWSAIITMTLVAMVSLVESTGVYFAVSDITGKKLVEKDLAKGYRAEGIAILFGGIFNAFQYTAFSQNVGLMQMSGVKSRKVIFAAAFMLIGLGLIPKVAALTTIIPSSVLGGAMVAMFGMVISQGIKMLSSEISKSPGNSMIIACSVGMGLGVTVVPELFAQLPSSIQILTSNGIVAGSVTAIILNIVFNMIPSKKQVPVLQQKASIVNE encoded by the coding sequence ATGAAAACAACCGCATTAGGAATTCAACATGTTTTAGCAATGTACGCAGGTGCAATTCTAGTACCACTAATTGTTGGTGATGCATTAGGGCTTACAGCAGAGCAATTAACATATCTTGTTGCAATTGATATCTTAATGTGTGGAATTGCAACATTATTACAGGTAGTCAGCAATCGATTCTTTGGAATTGGCTTGCCAGTTGTGCTTGGCTGTACGTTTACAGCTGTTGGACCAATGATTGCAATTGGAGCTCAGTACGGGATTTCTGCAATTTATGGTGCGATTATTGCATCCGGTGTATTTGTTGTTTTGATTGCGACTTTCTTTGGTAAACTCGTTCGGTTTTTCCCGCCAATTGTAACGGGAACAGTTGTAACAACAATTGGGATTACATTAATTCCCGTTGCAATCAATAATCTGGGCGGTGGCCAAGGTGCTGCTGACTTTGGTTCGTTAACAAATATTTCATTAGGCTTTGGCACATTAATTCTTATTGTTTTGATCTACCGATTTTCAAAAGGCTTTATGCGTTCGATCTCGATTTTATTAGGGCTTGTTGCAGGGATAATTGCGGCAAGCTTCATGGGTAAAGTAAGCTTTGACGCAGTAGCGGATGCATCATACTTTCACATGATCCAACCCTTCTATTTCGGAACTCCAACTTTTGAATGGTCTGCAATTATTACGATGACTTTAGTTGCAATGGTGTCACTTGTTGAGTCAACTGGTGTTTATTTCGCAGTAAGTGATATTACAGGTAAGAAGCTAGTGGAAAAAGATTTAGCAAAAGGCTATCGTGCAGAAGGGATTGCTATTTTATTTGGTGGAATCTTTAATGCTTTCCAATACACTGCATTTTCACAAAATGTCGGTTTAATGCAAATGAGCGGAGTTAAATCCCGTAAAGTTATTTTTGCTGCTGCTTTTATGTTAATTGGTTTAGGTTTAATCCCAAAAGTAGCTGCCTTAACAACAATTATTCCTTCCTCTGTACTAGGTGGAGCAATGGTTGCCATGTTCGGCATGGTTATCTCGCAAGGAATTAAAATGTTAAGCAGCGAGATTTCTAAATCACCAGGCAACTCGATGATTATTGCATGTTCTGTTGGCATGGGGCTGGGCGTAACGGTTGTACCAGAGTTATTTGCACAATTGCCATCAAGCATTCAAATTTTGACAAGCAACGGTATTGTTGCTGGAAGTGTAACAGCAATTATATTGAATATCGTATTTAATATGATTCCATCGAAAAAGCAAGTACCTGT
- a CDS encoding xanthine phosphoribosyltransferase, with product MNLLQQKIIAVGKVLSDSVLKVDSFLNHQIDPELMKYIGEEFAALFADAGITKILTIESSGIAPSVMAGLNLGVPVVFARKRKSLTLVDQLYSAKVHSFTKNETNEISVSNSYLSKDDVVLVIDDFLANGQAALGLIDIVKQAEADCAGVGIVIEKGFQNGGNVIRQRGIRVESLAIIDSLIDGKVTFREDTSK from the coding sequence ATGAATTTATTACAACAGAAGATTATCGCTGTAGGAAAAGTATTATCTGATTCTGTTCTAAAGGTTGACTCATTTTTGAATCACCAAATTGATCCAGAATTAATGAAATATATTGGTGAGGAATTTGCTGCTCTATTTGCAGATGCAGGAATTACTAAGATTCTAACGATTGAATCGTCAGGTATCGCGCCTTCTGTTATGGCAGGCTTAAACTTAGGGGTTCCTGTCGTATTTGCAAGGAAGCGCAAATCGCTTACATTAGTAGATCAACTGTATTCCGCGAAGGTCCATTCCTTTACTAAAAATGAAACCAACGAAATATCAGTATCTAATTCTTATTTATCAAAAGATGATGTCGTCCTTGTAATTGATGATTTTCTCGCAAATGGACAAGCAGCACTTGGGCTAATCGATATTGTCAAGCAAGCAGAGGCAGATTGTGCAGGGGTTGGAATCGTAATTGAAAAGGGATTCCAAAACGGTGGCAATGTCATCCGCCAACGAGGCATTCGTGTAGAATCATTGGCGATTATCGATTCACTAATAGATGGAAAAGTGACATTTAGGGAGGATACTTCAAAATGA
- a CDS encoding fatty acyl-CoA synthetase produces MNSKANVSNELSKLLERARRNTLGDILARTRDRMPDKFAFAYQEKRLNYEELDDLVNQTANKYLIDGMKKGDMITVMSKNSLDFVIVAFALARIGAVMIPINYMLRKEDVQYILEHAEANGIIASEESAPILDEAASGMEINYRYLMDVPINYAGELSAWTALAAARNGQSTDPIEVEISDDDLVHVLYTSGTESRPKGVMLTHKSIISEYVSTIIDANMNKDDVAIHALPLYHSAQLHVFLGPSVYVGSSGIILPAASPELILKTIEQEGATQLFCPPTVWIALLRHPDFDRRNLSTLRKCYYGAAIMPMEVIKELSERLPNAKLWNCYGQTEVAPLVTVLQPEDQLTKLGSAGQPVLNVQTKIFDDQDNEVPRGEIGEIVHRTPHAMKGYLHDPEKTAEAFRGGWFHSGDLGVMDKDGYITIVDRKKDMINTGGVNVSSREVEEVVYQMEGVSEVAVISIPDAYWIETIAAIIVLKNGYTLMEEDVIEFCKVKLSKFKIPKLVEFTEVLPKNPSGKVLKRSLRDRYENFGKQ; encoded by the coding sequence ATGAACTCAAAAGCAAATGTATCTAATGAATTGAGTAAGTTGCTGGAACGCGCGAGAAGAAATACACTTGGAGATATATTGGCAAGGACAAGAGATCGTATGCCTGATAAATTCGCCTTCGCGTATCAGGAAAAACGGTTAAACTATGAGGAATTGGATGATTTGGTAAATCAAACTGCAAATAAATATCTAATAGATGGTATGAAAAAGGGTGACATGATAACTGTAATGTCTAAAAATAGTTTGGATTTTGTTATTGTTGCTTTTGCGCTTGCACGGATTGGGGCAGTGATGATTCCGATAAATTATATGCTGCGCAAAGAAGATGTGCAGTATATTTTAGAGCATGCCGAGGCTAATGGAATTATTGCATCAGAAGAATCTGCTCCAATACTTGATGAAGCTGCAAGCGGAATGGAAATTAATTATCGTTATCTGATGGATGTACCGATTAATTATGCTGGGGAACTTTCTGCATGGACAGCCCTTGCTGCTGCACGTAATGGCCAATCGACAGATCCAATTGAAGTGGAAATATCTGATGATGATTTGGTACATGTACTTTACACAAGCGGAACGGAATCTAGACCTAAAGGGGTAATGCTGACCCATAAAAGTATTATAAGTGAATATGTGAGTACAATAATAGATGCAAATATGAATAAGGATGATGTTGCAATTCATGCTTTGCCTCTGTACCATAGCGCCCAGCTTCATGTGTTTTTAGGGCCAAGTGTTTACGTTGGGTCGAGTGGAATTATTTTACCTGCAGCAAGTCCTGAACTTATTTTGAAAACGATCGAACAAGAGGGTGCAACACAGCTATTCTGTCCGCCAACGGTTTGGATTGCTTTACTGCGGCATCCCGATTTTGATAGACGTAATTTATCGACTTTAAGAAAATGCTATTATGGTGCAGCGATTATGCCAATGGAAGTTATTAAAGAGCTGAGTGAGCGATTACCAAATGCGAAGTTATGGAATTGTTATGGTCAAACGGAAGTAGCACCGCTCGTTACGGTTTTACAGCCAGAAGATCAATTAACCAAATTAGGCTCAGCAGGACAGCCTGTATTAAATGTTCAAACGAAAATATTTGATGACCAGGATAATGAAGTGCCAAGAGGAGAAATTGGTGAAATTGTCCATCGCACTCCTCACGCAATGAAAGGTTATTTACACGATCCTGAAAAAACAGCAGAAGCTTTTCGCGGAGGCTGGTTCCATAGTGGTGATTTAGGTGTAATGGATAAAGATGGGTATATTACAATTGTTGACCGGAAAAAGGATATGATAAACACTGGCGGTGTAAATGTATCAAGCAGGGAAGTTGAAGAAGTAGTCTATCAAATGGAAGGCGTATCGGAGGTTGCAGTAATCAGCATCCCAGATGCATATTGGATTGAAACTATTGCAGCAATTATTGTTCTAAAAAATGGATACACATTAATGGAAGAGGATGTCATTGAATTTTGTAAAGTCAAACTCTCAAAATTTAAGATTCCAAAATTGGTTGAATTTACAGAAGTACTGCCAAAAAATCCAAGTGGGAAGGTATTGAAACGTTCATTGAGGGACAGATATGAAAATTTTGGGAAACAATAA
- the sspL gene encoding small, acid-soluble spore protein L produces the protein MSSKNNNWSKKRLNTSVNPQGLSEDEVDQAPKSQLEQRAKKKNTKI, from the coding sequence GTGAGTAGTAAAAATAATAACTGGAGCAAAAAACGGTTAAACACAAGTGTGAATCCTCAAGGTTTGTCCGAAGATGAGGTAGACCAAGCGCCAAAATCTCAACTTGAACAGCGTGCGAAGAAGAAAAATACGAAGATTTAG